Proteins co-encoded in one Methylomonas albis genomic window:
- a CDS encoding RnfABCDGE type electron transport complex subunit B, whose product MSKQSEASLVDLIDALLPQTQCRQCGHQGCRPYAEAISCGQADIDQCPPGGDQGIQLLADLLKLPAKPLNPAFGAQRPLQVAVIDEATCIGCTKCLPPCPTDAILGASKHMHTVIAALCTGCELCIAPCPVNCISMIPANTEWTKANADQSRQRHQAKNQRQAKVEAEKSERLNRQKQLLAKLNKGKTSV is encoded by the coding sequence ATGAGCAAGCAAAGCGAGGCATCTTTAGTCGACCTAATCGACGCGCTACTACCGCAAACCCAATGCCGCCAATGCGGGCATCAGGGTTGCCGGCCTTATGCGGAAGCCATCAGTTGCGGCCAAGCCGACATAGACCAGTGTCCACCGGGCGGCGACCAAGGTATCCAATTACTGGCCGATTTACTAAAATTACCCGCCAAGCCTTTGAATCCGGCATTTGGTGCCCAGCGCCCACTACAAGTAGCAGTGATCGACGAGGCGACTTGCATAGGCTGCACCAAATGCCTACCGCCTTGCCCCACCGATGCCATCCTTGGTGCATCCAAGCACATGCATACCGTAATCGCCGCATTGTGTACCGGCTGCGAATTATGCATCGCGCCTTGCCCCGTCAACTGCATCAGCATGATCCCTGCAAACACCGAATGGACCAAAGCCAACGCAGACCAATCCAGACAGCGTCATCAAGCCAAAAACCAACGGCAAGCCAAAGTCGAAGCGGAAAAATCCGAGCGGCTGAATCGGCAAAAGCAGCTACTGGCGAAACTAAATAAAGGAAAAACCAGTGTTTAA